The proteins below come from a single Miscanthus floridulus cultivar M001 chromosome 1, ASM1932011v1, whole genome shotgun sequence genomic window:
- the LOC136459304 gene encoding glycine-rich cell wall structural protein 2-like, producing MATCKFLVVGLTILLCIGLTNVVRAVNHIAIANGQGSGGGGGGGIGTTYGSGYGSSYGTISSFTSSYDRDTSVAGNGSWEGYDQSALGYDRGGASGLGHVDSGGMLQFYGNGASNANGGGGGSGSGGSFGNGEVSGAGSGSGQGSSFYGGPDGSRNANNSGGGGGSGGGHDGGFGCGSGGGSGTSNSSQWDNDYYDTPQEKSYGGNNGTHP from the exons ATGGCTACATGTAAGTTCTTAGTTGTTGGCCTCACTATCCTGCTATGCATTGGATTAACTAATGTTGTTAGGGCGGTAAACCACATCGCCATAGCTAATGGGCAAGGCagtggtgggggtgggggtgggggaatAGGAACTACCTATGGCTCTGGCTATGGCTCTAGCTATGGCACTATCTCTTCTTTCACCAGTTCCTATGATAGAGATACATCTGTTGCTGGCAATGGCAGTTGGGAAGGTTATGACCAATCCGCATTGGGGTATGACCGAGGGGGTGCATCTGGCTTAGGCCATGTTGACTCAGGTGG gatgttacagtTTTATGGCAATGGGGCTTCCAATGCaaatggaggtggtggtggcagtggctCTGGAGGAAGTTTCGGCAATGGTGAGGTGAGTGGTGCCGGCTCAGGAAGTGGGCAAGGTTCAAGTTTTTACGGCGGTCCAGATGGTTCAAGAAACGCAAACAACAGTGGTGGCGGAGGTGGAAGcggtggtggccatgatggtggattTGGCTGTGGTTCCGGTGGTGGATCAGGTACCAGTAATAGCTCTCAATGGGACAACGATTATTATGACACTCCGCAGGAGAAGAGTTATGGTGGTAATAACGGAACACATCCTTAA